The following are encoded together in the Phragmites australis chromosome 19, lpPhrAust1.1, whole genome shotgun sequence genome:
- the LOC133901081 gene encoding dirigent protein 21-like — MASTVAILLLCAAAALATTTWTPVSAADAGFTTFKLYFHDVVGGTSPTAIRIAQAPSSNTSSTSFGAMVAIDDPLTTGPSRSSSQEIGRAQGTYTFADQKTFGLLMIMNFVFTAGEHNGSSLAIFGRNEVLNNIREMSIVGGSGKFRMARGYVQAHTIDSGTTTGETVVEYTVNVKA; from the coding sequence ATGGCCAGCACGGTAGCCATCCTCCTCCTgtgcgcggcggcggcgttggcAACGACGACCTGGACGCCGGTGTCCGCGGCGGACGCCGGGTTCACGACGTTCAAGCTCTACTTCCACGACGTGGTgggcggcaccagcccgacGGCGATCCGCATCGCGCAGGCGCCGTCGTCCaacacctcctccacctccttcggCGCCATGGTGGCCATCGACGACCCGCTCACCACGGGCCCGTCGCGGTCGTCCTCGCAGGAGATCGGCCGCGCGCAGGGCACCTACACGTTCGCGGACCAGAAGACGTTCGGCCTGCTCATGATCATGAACTTCGTGTTCACCGCCGGGGAGCACAACGGCAGCAGCCTGGCCATCTTCGGCCGCAACGAGGTGCTCAACAACATCAGGGAGATGAGCATCGTCGGCGGCAGCGGCAAGTTCCGCATGGCGCGGGGGTACGTCCAGGCGCACACCATCGACTCCGGCACCACCACCGGGGAGACCGTCGTCGAGTACACCGTCAACGTCAAGGCCTAG